The proteins below are encoded in one region of Candidatus Culexarchaeum yellowstonense:
- a CDS encoding DNA alkylation repair protein, whose protein sequence is MKKAEEIFIKEVYKGLEKGDTQHVMSIINAYLEREKTDKLKLTPTPLLNSIGDGLGEMLIGKEWSFDRLMNLWREGKRDERLIVVNALGRLSRVDYKNSKSFVLNILNDLSDWEICDQLALRVVVNLAVQNENEMFSLMEEWIKSRNKWVRRLAIATIPPYIRRKKRGSKMCLQILNKVMKEEDEDVKKAIGWALREVTKKYPESVFKFLQKWAKVKDKNVRAIIKAGMKKLQKEEQEEIKSLLGE, encoded by the coding sequence TTGAAAAAAGCTGAGGAAATCTTTATCAAAGAGGTTTACAAGGGGCTAGAAAAAGGGGATACCCAGCATGTCATGTCCATAATTAACGCATATCTCGAAAGGGAAAAGACGGACAAATTGAAATTAACACCAACCCCCCTACTTAATTCTATAGGTGATGGGCTGGGGGAAATGCTAATTGGGAAAGAATGGAGCTTTGACAGGCTGATGAATCTATGGAGGGAGGGAAAGAGGGATGAAAGATTGATCGTAGTGAATGCCTTAGGGAGGCTGAGCAGGGTAGATTATAAAAATTCGAAATCATTTGTTTTAAATATTCTTAACGATCTCTCTGACTGGGAAATCTGTGATCAATTAGCCTTGAGGGTAGTTGTAAATTTGGCGGTTCAGAACGAAAATGAGATGTTCTCCTTAATGGAAGAGTGGATAAAATCAAGGAACAAATGGGTTAGGAGGTTAGCAATAGCAACAATTCCTCCTTATATAAGGAGGAAAAAGAGAGGATCAAAGATGTGTCTTCAGATTTTGAACAAAGTAATGAAAGAGGAGGATGAGGATGTTAAAAAGGCTATTGGCTGGGCCTTAAGAGAGGTTACAAAGAAGTATCCCGAATCAGTTTTTAAGTTTCTACAGAAGTGGGCTAAGGTCAAGGATAAAAATGTAAGGGCTATAATAAAAGCTGGAATGAAAAAATTACAAAAGGAAGAGCAAGAGGAAATAAAATCTTTGTTGGGTGAATAA
- a CDS encoding radical SAM protein, which yields MVNEIRVKSILNKHKRRDDWFLDDYSVNPYEGCSFNCIYCYIRGSKYGENMAKTLSAKVNSPQLLGKQLSRRARKGEYGIIAFSSSTEPYMPIEEKLKLTRKLLEIILKYKFPVHILTKSKLVLRDLDLLKEIDKNAVLPSDLKPKLKHGAIISFSISTLDEKLAKILEPGAPAPRERLETMKKCREEGFLTGVCYIPTLPFISDAEEQLDEMIKTAKDYGADYVLVGALTLFGNGPADCKTLYYKFLERYFPELIPKYKSLFKNSFQPTKEYQKELQERSIRICNKYKIKHRIIL from the coding sequence ATGGTGAATGAAATCCGAGTGAAATCAATTCTGAATAAGCATAAAAGGAGGGATGACTGGTTTCTAGATGATTATTCGGTAAATCCATATGAGGGATGCTCCTTCAACTGTATCTACTGCTATATAAGGGGGAGCAAATATGGGGAGAATATGGCGAAGACTTTATCAGCAAAAGTAAATTCGCCACAACTTCTGGGAAAACAACTTTCAAGGAGAGCGAGGAAAGGAGAATATGGAATAATTGCTTTCTCATCATCAACCGAACCCTACATGCCAATTGAAGAAAAACTAAAACTGACGAGAAAATTGCTTGAAATAATTCTAAAATACAAATTTCCTGTTCACATTTTAACAAAATCAAAACTTGTATTGAGAGATCTAGACTTATTGAAAGAGATTGATAAGAACGCGGTTCTACCTTCTGATTTAAAGCCGAAACTGAAGCATGGAGCTATTATCTCCTTTTCTATCTCGACTCTCGACGAGAAGTTGGCAAAAATTCTTGAGCCAGGGGCACCTGCACCAAGAGAAAGATTAGAAACTATGAAAAAGTGCAGAGAAGAAGGATTTCTCACCGGAGTTTGTTATATTCCCACCTTGCCCTTTATTTCAGATGCAGAAGAACAACTTGATGAAATGATAAAAACTGCTAAAGATTACGGGGCAGATTATGTTCTTGTCGGTGCCTTAACCTTATTTGGAAATGGACCAGCAGACTGCAAAACACTCTACTACAAATTCCTAGAAAGATATTTCCCCGAACTTATACCAAAATATAAAAGCTTGTTCAAGAATTCCTTCCAGCCAACAAAGGAATACCAAAAGGAACTCCAAGAAAGGTCAATTAGAATTTGCAATAAGTATAAAATAAAACATAGAATTATACTGTGA
- a CDS encoding S24/S26 family peptidase, which translates to MKRMTLKMLLAIILLMPLIGRVLTLPVTIMLYTGSSMKPTMNCGDLIICVSRDYLKYDVGDIVVCIIEPMQYIAHRIVELKGDSVIMKGDNMQLLDPPMDRDYIKYVVIAVIPLELWFPIVVAIAMVYMALRGRRVIANVRGGKGFEVMVFEVSILISIAAVSLTPINSTPIQSAIAKPSVNLMEVKILSVSEVMVRYSVQYAYPINVEECVFKIANKTIYSKAHISDDHTVIVETPLEIYQLAYGNRVDDINFKLKVRFDKGVLEGNYTYKINWRKLNIYVEGEELVIENPNYVSMNVSLIKVIYMMMDNAGFTRIMKTDYMEPITVNALSKQVLKIGREGEAIGAYVELKYEFLGGEVFERKYIKFTG; encoded by the coding sequence ATGAAGCGGATGACATTAAAGATGCTCTTGGCAATCATATTGCTCATGCCATTGATTGGTAGAGTGTTGACTTTACCGGTAACAATAATGTTGTATACTGGTTCAAGTATGAAGCCAACAATGAATTGTGGAGACCTCATAATATGCGTATCAAGGGATTATTTGAAATATGATGTTGGGGATATAGTGGTATGCATAATTGAACCCATGCAGTATATTGCGCATAGAATTGTGGAGTTGAAGGGAGACTCCGTAATAATGAAGGGTGATAACATGCAACTACTAGATCCACCGATGGATAGGGATTACATTAAATATGTGGTTATAGCAGTAATACCGTTGGAATTATGGTTTCCAATAGTTGTGGCTATTGCAATGGTATACATGGCTTTAAGGGGGAGGAGGGTTATTGCAAATGTGAGGGGGGGTAAGGGTTTTGAGGTAATGGTGTTTGAGGTGTCAATATTGATTAGTATAGCAGCAGTATCGCTTACGCCTATAAATAGCACTCCAATACAATCAGCAATAGCTAAACCATCAGTAAATTTGATGGAGGTGAAAATTCTAAGTGTATCGGAGGTTATGGTTAGGTATAGCGTGCAGTATGCTTATCCAATAAATGTTGAGGAATGCGTATTCAAGATAGCGAACAAAACAATATATTCAAAGGCGCACATAAGTGACGATCACACAGTAATAGTTGAAACGCCATTGGAAATCTATCAATTGGCATATGGGAATAGGGTTGATGATATAAATTTCAAATTGAAGGTGAGGTTTGATAAGGGGGTTTTGGAGGGGAACTATACCTATAAAATAAACTGGAGGAAATTGAACATATACGTTGAGGGTGAAGAGCTTGTAATTGAAAATCCAAATTATGTGAGTATGAATGTAAGCTTGATAAAGGTGATATATATGATGATGGATAATGCTGGATTCACGAGAATAATGAAAACGGATTACATGGAACCGATAACTGTGAATGCATTATCAAAACAAGTTTTGAAGATTGGGAGGGAGGGTGAAGCCATCGGTGCGTATGTGGAGTTGAAATATGAGTTTCTGGGGGGAGAGGTGTTTGAGAGGAAATACATCAAATTCACAGGATAA
- a CDS encoding YHS domain-containing protein, whose protein sequence is MAKDPVCGMMVDEGKTKFKLDYNGKTYYFCSAICMEKFKSNPNKYIK, encoded by the coding sequence TTGGCTAAGGATCCAGTTTGCGGTATGATGGTTGATGAAGGTAAAACTAAATTTAAACTGGATTACAATGGTAAAACATACTACTTCTGTAGCGCTATATGTATGGAGAAGTTTAAATCAAATCCAAATAAGTATATTAAATGA
- a CDS encoding type II secretion system F family protein: MDFKSFCYDHFGFIGDRIASAFPWLDKWIEVSVFKLHPSVYGSIIFFASILSLSASIPFILLIFVAVSGIDLPQYIMHLLYPLSFLPIPLIISFTLLPLIVFIFGLILPIITSKNRVYDFELELPYVSAYLTVIVSSGLPLYNGLKRLIGSKLFHRTSMYVNRIEVSSMVGSDTPIFIVEDFAGKLNVKGFKELISGYVSTLRSGGDVANYVYRRTEMLFQEMLSRVKSVAERLGILMEALITVVCLGGIGLYLFFIASVSMSDVMGMPAISGETFFLFSFILLPLINVIFIYLADSSQISYPEKVLKRYIPFIASLPILLLSLSLIILPYVFNMSIIEPLIPIVKFVEWFAEYRAGNIGFTPAIMLCLSLIVVSIPGAIYDLYLSRVETSYESGLASFLRDLVETRKSGLPPEKCLVMLSYRRYGRLNRILDRVRRGIVWGLPLRKVFDEICASLDDWLVSVNLFLLVDTIEIGGGSVETLESMARFSETSLLIESEKRSLLKPLMLVPYFGAILLILVGLTFLSFMNGMMAVAGTSLPMVSMIKILMTPIPLQTYTLGLAAGKIGGGRVSGGFIHAILLTLVDLLAILFSSSINLSSILMGG, from the coding sequence GTGGATTTTAAGAGTTTCTGCTATGATCATTTTGGGTTTATTGGTGATAGAATTGCATCTGCATTTCCTTGGCTTGATAAATGGATTGAGGTTTCAGTTTTCAAGCTTCACCCGTCAGTTTATGGTTCAATAATATTTTTTGCATCAATCCTATCCCTATCAGCATCAATTCCATTTATCCTACTAATTTTTGTTGCAGTTTCAGGTATTGATCTTCCACAATATATTATGCATTTGCTTTACCCATTATCCTTCCTCCCAATACCATTAATAATATCCTTCACCCTTCTACCATTAATTGTATTCATATTTGGTTTGATTCTCCCCATAATAACTTCTAAGAATAGGGTTTATGATTTTGAACTTGAATTGCCCTACGTCTCAGCATACTTAACGGTCATAGTCTCTAGTGGTTTGCCTTTGTATAATGGTCTTAAGAGGCTTATTGGATCTAAACTTTTCCATAGGACCAGTATGTATGTTAATAGGATTGAAGTTTCATCTATGGTTGGAAGTGACACCCCCATATTTATTGTTGAGGATTTTGCTGGTAAGCTTAATGTTAAGGGGTTTAAGGAGCTTATTTCAGGTTATGTTTCCACCTTAAGGAGTGGTGGCGATGTTGCCAATTATGTTTATCGTAGAACTGAAATGCTTTTCCAAGAGATGCTTTCTAGGGTTAAATCTGTTGCTGAGAGGCTTGGAATTCTAATGGAGGCTCTCATCACGGTTGTATGTCTTGGTGGTATTGGATTATACCTCTTCTTCATAGCCTCAGTATCCATGAGTGACGTTATGGGGATGCCTGCTATTAGTGGTGAAACCTTCTTCCTCTTCTCCTTCATTTTGCTCCCCCTCATAAACGTCATATTCATATACTTGGCAGATTCCAGTCAGATAAGTTATCCTGAGAAGGTTTTGAAGAGATATATCCCCTTCATAGCCTCCCTCCCAATACTCCTGCTATCCCTCTCCCTAATAATTCTCCCCTACGTCTTCAATATGTCTATAATTGAACCACTAATCCCAATAGTGAAGTTTGTTGAGTGGTTTGCTGAATATAGGGCTGGAAATATTGGTTTTACCCCAGCAATAATGTTATGCCTATCTCTAATTGTAGTCAGCATTCCAGGGGCAATATATGACCTCTATCTTTCCAGGGTGGAGACTTCCTACGAGTCTGGATTGGCAAGTTTCCTTAGAGATCTTGTTGAAACTAGGAAGAGTGGTTTACCCCCTGAGAAGTGTTTAGTTATGCTTTCATATAGGAGGTATGGGAGGCTTAATAGGATTTTGGATAGGGTTAGGAGGGGGATTGTTTGGGGGCTCCCCCTACGTAAGGTTTTTGATGAAATTTGCGCCAGTTTAGATGATTGGCTTGTATCCGTTAATCTATTCCTATTAGTTGATACCATAGAGATTGGTGGGGGGTCTGTGGAAACCCTTGAGTCTATGGCTAGGTTTTCTGAAACTTCACTTTTAATTGAGAGTGAGAAGCGTTCTCTATTGAAGCCGCTGATGCTTGTCCCATATTTTGGCGCTATATTGTTGATATTGGTTGGTTTAACCTTCTTATCCTTCATGAATGGTATGATGGCTGTTGCTGGAACTTCCCTCCCCATGGTTTCAATGATCAAAATACTCATGACGCCAATACCCCTGCAAACATATACTCTTGGTTTAGCTGCTGGGAAGATTGGTGGTGGTAGGGTTTCTGGAGGATTCATACACGCCATACTCTTAACTCTAGTGGATCTACTTGCAATCCTATTCTCCTCATCAATTAATTTGAGTAGTATTCTGATGGGGGGTTGA
- a CDS encoding type II/IV secretion system ATPase subunit yields MNIGRFKFSGVFSGFKRRLSSISPVRDVMVYPLPEDSHVLRDYWVCEPYARVVVAEDVSGEVKYYALEEPLTFLERGVLDRIISFIVRERDPPRGDVDKVKFVVSEAEALMSRYRRLRPPSEDSKRKILYYVARELAGFGVIHPLMLDPNIEDISCNGVGVPVYVYHRDFESLPTNIVFLDEDALDDFIIRLSHLAGKHVSSANPVVDATLPGKHRLAATFMREVSNFGSSFCIRKFRENPFSIVELISMGTVNEWIAAYLWLVVENKMSVMVLGGTGAGKTTMLNAILSLVRPELKLVTVEETAEINIPHENWVSFVSREELEFSGVRARSIRLFDLVKTSLRYRPDYLIVGEIRGEEAYVLFQALATGHGGMSTMHADSLDYAVKRLTSPPMNISKVYLPLMNVWLHIERMTDVKIGGHKSVRRVRSIWELNSDGEEVVVAEWVPEGFFNVNFEDSFILGRISRKTGFSMDELISEIDVRARYLRDLLGRGVLSHKSVAEAIRNYYKSYVGGLRLLKAESKGGGGI; encoded by the coding sequence TTGAATATTGGTAGGTTTAAGTTTAGTGGTGTCTTTTCTGGATTTAAGCGTAGATTATCCAGTATTTCTCCTGTTAGGGATGTTATGGTTTATCCTTTGCCTGAGGATTCCCATGTTTTGAGGGATTATTGGGTTTGTGAGCCTTATGCTAGGGTTGTGGTGGCTGAGGATGTTTCTGGTGAGGTTAAGTATTATGCTTTGGAGGAGCCTTTAACCTTCCTTGAGAGGGGGGTTCTTGATAGGATTATCTCATTTATTGTTAGGGAGAGGGATCCCCCTAGGGGTGATGTTGATAAGGTGAAGTTTGTTGTTTCTGAGGCTGAGGCTTTGATGTCTAGGTATAGGAGGCTTCGCCCCCCATCTGAGGATTCTAAGCGTAAAATTCTTTATTATGTTGCTAGGGAGCTTGCAGGGTTTGGTGTTATTCATCCTTTGATGTTGGATCCCAATATTGAGGATATATCTTGTAATGGTGTTGGTGTCCCTGTTTATGTTTATCATAGGGATTTTGAGAGTTTGCCCACTAATATTGTTTTCTTGGATGAGGATGCTCTTGATGATTTCATAATTAGGCTTTCCCATCTTGCTGGTAAGCATGTTTCCAGTGCTAATCCAGTTGTTGATGCCACTCTTCCAGGTAAGCATAGGCTTGCAGCAACCTTTATGCGTGAGGTGTCCAATTTTGGTAGTTCCTTCTGTATTAGGAAGTTTAGGGAGAATCCATTTTCTATTGTGGAATTGATTTCCATGGGTACTGTTAATGAGTGGATTGCAGCTTATCTTTGGCTTGTTGTTGAGAATAAGATGAGTGTTATGGTTCTTGGTGGTACTGGTGCTGGTAAGACCACTATGCTCAATGCCATTTTAAGTCTTGTTAGACCTGAGCTTAAGCTGGTCACTGTGGAGGAGACTGCTGAGATAAATATTCCACATGAGAATTGGGTTTCCTTTGTTAGTAGGGAGGAGCTTGAGTTTTCCGGTGTTAGGGCTAGGTCTATACGTTTATTTGATTTGGTTAAGACTTCACTTAGGTATAGGCCTGACTATCTTATTGTGGGTGAGATTAGGGGTGAGGAGGCTTATGTATTGTTTCAAGCTTTGGCCACTGGTCATGGTGGTATGTCCACTATGCATGCTGATAGTTTGGATTATGCTGTTAAGAGGCTTACCTCTCCCCCAATGAATATCTCTAAAGTTTACCTTCCACTTATGAATGTTTGGCTTCACATTGAACGTATGACTGATGTTAAGATTGGTGGTCATAAGAGTGTGAGGAGGGTTAGGTCTATTTGGGAGTTGAATTCTGATGGTGAGGAGGTTGTGGTGGCTGAGTGGGTTCCTGAAGGATTCTTCAACGTTAATTTTGAGGATAGCTTCATTCTTGGTAGGATAAGTCGTAAAACAGGGTTTTCCATGGATGAATTGATCTCAGAGATTGATGTTAGGGCAAGATATTTGAGGGATCTTTTGGGTAGGGGTGTTCTTTCACATAAGAGTGTTGCGGAGGCTATTCGCAATTACTATAAGTCTTATGTTGGGGGCTTACGTCTTTTGAAGGCTGAATCCAAGGGTGGGGGTGGTATTTAA
- a CDS encoding DUF4352 domain-containing protein, with the protein MCKTHVNRKGISPVIATVIIVAVTITVAVAISFWMGGVASLYTRFEKLEITYATVSSDTNGWTITLKVKNTGSADTKIDDILLNGVTIRDVSGAKLNGNNVTGSISISLNSGSEATITVFIPENAKMGSSTATSGLSLELKLHTSGGKEYPKILTLP; encoded by the coding sequence ATGTGTAAAACACATGTTAATAGGAAGGGTATAAGCCCTGTGATAGCCACAGTGATCATAGTAGCTGTTACGATAACAGTGGCTGTCGCCATATCCTTCTGGATGGGTGGAGTTGCAAGCCTATACACTAGATTCGAAAAGCTTGAAATAACATACGCCACAGTTTCTTCAGATACTAACGGCTGGACTATAACATTAAAAGTTAAAAACACTGGATCTGCAGACACAAAAATAGATGACATACTACTAAACGGGGTAACGATACGAGATGTGTCTGGTGCGAAGTTAAATGGTAATAATGTTACAGGGTCTATTTCTATTTCTTTGAATAGTGGTAGTGAGGCTACTATCACTGTCTTTATTCCTGAAAATGCTAAGATGGGTTCTAGTACTGCTACTTCTGGTTTGAGTCTTGAGTTGAAGTTGCATACTTCTGGTGGTAAGGAGTATCCGAAGATATTGACTTTGCCATAG
- a CDS encoding transcriptional regulator codes for MKTPLEIGYRYILPSLKSQLTKILTTKFNLNQIETSKTLKISKSTVSRYISMERGSKIDLSKFSDINEIMEKLASKILEEKLDEYSIEMELIKITLHILSKKYLCNFHAEIDPQIDPTKCNICPKIFKQI; via the coding sequence ATGAAGACACCTCTAGAAATAGGATACAGATACATCCTACCATCACTAAAAAGCCAATTAACAAAAATACTCACAACAAAATTCAACTTAAACCAAATAGAAACATCAAAAACCCTAAAAATATCGAAATCCACAGTTTCAAGATACATATCCATGGAAAGAGGATCAAAAATAGACCTATCAAAATTCAGCGACATCAATGAAATAATGGAGAAATTAGCCTCAAAAATCCTAGAAGAAAAGCTAGATGAATACAGCATAGAAATGGAACTCATAAAAATAACTCTACACATACTAAGCAAAAAATATCTATGCAACTTCCACGCAGAAATAGACCCCCAAATAGATCCAACTAAATGCAACATATGCCCAAAAATTTTCAAACAAATCTAA
- a CDS encoding DUF438 domain-containing protein, with the protein MSTLNEKKEVIKAVLRELHSGVSLEVLKERFKEFLKDVSPMEIPLIEQELVREGVPIQEIIKLCDLHVALFRDFLISRELEDVPRGHPLNLLLMENEYLLKKAEVLNIYALSLSRVTSEDEKKALINNIRDLINDLRKIRVHYRKIQMLIFPYLEKRGISAVPRVLWAREDEIIVKLRGMVKLLESNDYAQIASKASEIANGISEIIFRENKILFPAVWVLLSEGEWAAISDEANKIGWLVNLDVKWTPREKPTMPYEVKGVVSGEVLEKLPQEMKIMALAGGIKPDEYELIRSGDLNLETGFINLDELKSLIKSLPLEVTFADVNDRVRFFSEGKFHKGFARSKNILGRRVEYCHPPRLEAFIKKVLNELKSGAKDYEVFWTKMGDRIIRVMVVALRNDEGKYLGALEIVEDLTEIVENPEEVKKKILVI; encoded by the coding sequence ATGTCAACTTTAAATGAGAAGAAGGAGGTCATTAAAGCAGTTTTGAGGGAGTTGCATAGTGGTGTTAGTTTAGAGGTTTTAAAGGAGAGGTTTAAGGAATTTCTTAAGGATGTTTCTCCAATGGAGATACCATTAATAGAGCAAGAGCTCGTTAGGGAGGGGGTTCCAATTCAAGAAATCATTAAATTATGTGATTTACATGTAGCTTTATTTAGAGATTTCCTTATTTCAAGGGAGCTTGAAGATGTTCCAAGGGGGCATCCATTGAACTTACTATTGATGGAGAATGAATATTTATTGAAGAAAGCTGAAGTTTTAAACATTTATGCTTTAAGCTTATCTAGAGTTACCTCTGAAGATGAGAAGAAGGCTTTAATCAACAATATTAGAGACTTAATTAACGATTTGAGGAAGATTAGAGTTCATTATAGGAAGATTCAAATGTTAATTTTCCCGTACTTGGAGAAGCGGGGTATATCTGCTGTCCCAAGAGTTCTATGGGCTCGTGAAGATGAAATAATTGTTAAATTGAGGGGTATGGTTAAACTACTTGAATCCAATGATTATGCACAAATAGCTAGTAAGGCTTCAGAGATTGCCAATGGAATTTCAGAGATAATATTCAGGGAGAATAAGATATTGTTCCCAGCAGTATGGGTTTTGCTTTCCGAAGGTGAATGGGCTGCAATAAGTGATGAAGCCAATAAAATTGGATGGCTTGTTAATTTGGATGTTAAGTGGACTCCTAGGGAAAAGCCTACAATGCCCTATGAAGTTAAGGGGGTTGTTAGTGGGGAAGTTTTGGAGAAGCTTCCACAAGAAATGAAGATCATGGCTTTAGCTGGAGGCATAAAACCAGACGAGTATGAATTGATTAGGTCAGGGGACTTAAACCTTGAAACTGGATTCATAAATCTAGATGAATTGAAAAGCCTAATCAAAAGCTTACCATTGGAAGTTACCTTCGCTGACGTCAATGATAGAGTTAGATTCTTCTCTGAAGGGAAATTCCATAAGGGGTTTGCTAGATCAAAGAATATTCTAGGCAGGAGGGTGGAATACTGCCATCCACCAAGACTGGAAGCATTCATAAAGAAGGTTTTAAATGAACTTAAAAGTGGCGCTAAGGATTATGAAGTATTCTGGACTAAAATGGGCGATAGAATAATTAGAGTCATGGTGGTTGCACTGAGAAATGATGAAGGTAAATATCTTGGGGCTCTAGAAATAGTTGAAGACTTAACTGAAATTGTGGAAAACCCTGAAGAAGTAAAGAAGAAGATACTAGTGATATAG